A region from the Rosa rugosa chromosome 6, drRosRugo1.1, whole genome shotgun sequence genome encodes:
- the LOC133717074 gene encoding uncharacterized protein LOC133717074 gives MSCIAPPSCGSLRPTQLSWASSFPKPPISFNCTTTSPNLIHTPNKVSFVRAAWTRRSRGEAAKRPNKKSWGQRTDMFLRPFLLDVFFSKRFIHAKVMHRGTSKVISVASTNAKDLRFTLLSLTDDNACRVIGNLIAERSKDADVFAMSFEPKKNEKIEGKLGLVLDTIKENGIIFV, from the exons ATGAGTTGCATAGCTCCTCCCTCATGTGGTTCGCTAAGACCCACCCAGCTTTCGTGGGCATCTTCTTTTCCGAAGCCTCCCATCTCCTTCAATTGCACCACAACCTCTCCCAATCTCATTCACACACCCAACAAG GTTTCCTTCGTTCGAGCTGCATGGACCCGGAGATCTCGAGGCGAGGCTGCAAAAAGACCTAATAAGAAATCATGGGGTCAACGGACAGATATGTTCCTAAGGCCATTTTTACTGGATGTTTTCTTTTCAAAACGATTTATCCATGCCAAAGTGATGCACCGTGGTACCAGCAAAGTAATATCTGTGGCAAGCACAAATGCCAAGGATTTGAGATTTACATTGCTGTCGCTTACTGATGACAATGCTTGTCGAGTTATAGGAAACCTGATTGCAGAGAGGTCCAAGGATGCTGATGTATTTGCGATGTCTTTTGAGCCCAAAAAGAATGAGAAGATTGAGGGTAAGCTGGGActtgttcttgataccattaaAGAGAACGGTATCATTTTTGTTTAG